In a genomic window of Campylobacter concisus:
- a CDS encoding DUF4230 domain-containing protein gives MSEYANLILAILLAVLAFAFYRSNKALKKAKDDSEDLSVSTEISQLKSIGELSVFQVYSKEIVTKTDHAFGNFGKEYLRWLISEKKLSMIFEFEINFIYDLTSPKLEITQIANSSYKIKMPPCKYKFSIADMKFYDEKNGKFIPFLLPDSLNGFFGSTFTEEDKNRLIEEARNEVKKMSVRLILQLQSKIHKSARDTLEAIAKSFGANKVEFVFDDNDEQISSQLNLENIA, from the coding sequence ATGAGCGAATATGCAAATTTGATATTAGCTATCTTATTAGCTGTTTTGGCATTTGCATTTTATAGGTCAAATAAGGCTTTAAAAAAGGCAAAAGATGATAGCGAAGATCTCTCAGTCAGCACCGAAATTTCGCAGCTAAAAAGCATCGGCGAGCTATCTGTTTTTCAAGTTTATAGCAAAGAGATCGTCACAAAGACAGATCATGCGTTTGGAAATTTTGGCAAAGAGTATCTAAGATGGCTTATAAGCGAGAAGAAGCTTTCGATGATATTTGAGTTTGAGATAAATTTCATCTACGATCTAACTAGCCCAAAGCTCGAGATCACGCAGATCGCAAACTCTAGCTATAAGATAAAAATGCCTCCTTGCAAGTATAAATTCTCAATCGCCGATATGAAATTTTACGATGAGAAAAACGGCAAATTTATACCATTTTTGCTGCCTGACTCGCTAAATGGCTTTTTTGGTAGCACTTTTACAGAAGAAGATAAAAATAGACTAATCGAAGAGGCGAGAAATGAAGTCAAAAAGATGAGTGTTCGCCTTATCTTGCAGCTTCAAAGTAAAATTCATAAATCAGCTCGCGACACGCTTGAAGCGATAGCTAAGAGCTTTGGCGCAAACAAAGTTGAGTTTGTCTTTGACGATAATGATGAGCAGATAAGCTCGCAACTAAATTTAGAAAATATTGCATAA